One stretch of Miscanthus floridulus cultivar M001 chromosome 18, ASM1932011v1, whole genome shotgun sequence DNA includes these proteins:
- the LOC136522796 gene encoding GDSL esterase/lipase At5g37690-like, producing the protein MAALATVVVLALATAVAGAASTPAAATTTSKSPPVIYIFGDSMSDVGNNNYLLLSLAKCNYPWYGIDYKSGYPTGRFTNGRTIVDIMAAKFGSPPPVPFLSLYMTDDEVLGGVNFASGGAGLLNETGIYFVQYLSFDNQISSFEQIKNAMIAKIGKKAAEETINGAIFQIGLGSNDYVNNFLRPFMADGIVYTHDEFIGLLMDTIDRQLTRLYNLGARHLWFSGLAPLGCIPSQRVLSDDGECLDDVNAYAIQFNAAAKNLIEGLNAKLPGARMYLSDCYSIVMELIDHPQKHGFKTSNTSCCDVDTSVGGLCLPTAQLCPNRKDFVFWDAYHTSDAANQVIADRLFADMVGSGAVVAGNGTSPPRVVSAPTPTPTLAAPQRKP; encoded by the exons ATGGCTGCTCTGGCCACCGTGGTCGTCCTCGCGCTTGCAACGGCCGTTGCCGGCGCAGCTTCGACGCCGGCTGCTGCGACGACGACGTCCAAGAGTCCGCCGGTCATCTACATTTTCGGGGACTCCATGTCGGACGTGGGAAACAACAACTACCTCCTGCTCTCCCTCGCCAAGTGCAACTACCCCTGGTACGGCATCGATTACAAGAGCGGCTACCCCACCGGGAGGTTCACTAATGGCAGGACCATCGTTGACATCATGG CCGCCAAGTTCGGCTCCCCGCCTCCGGTGCCGTTCCTCTCCCTGTACATGACCGACGACGAGGTCCTCGGCGGCGTCAACTTCGCGTCCGGCGGCGCTGGGCTCCTCAACGAGACTGGAATTTACTTT GTTCAGTACCTATCGTTCGACAACCAGATATCGTCGTTCGAGCAGATCAAGAACGCGATGATCGCCAAGATCGGCAAGAAGGCCGCCGAGGAGACTATAAATGGCGCAATCTTCCAGATCGGGCTCG GAAGCAACGACTACGTGAACAACTTCCTGCGGCCGTTCATGGCGGACGGCATCGTGTACACCCACGACGAGTTCATCGGCCTCCTCATGGACACCATTGACAGGCAGCTGACG AGGCTGTACAATCTCGGCGCGCGCCACCTCTGGTTCAGCGGGCTGGCGCCTCTCGGCTGCATCCCGTCGCAGCGCGTCCTCTCGGACGACGGCGAGTGCCTGGACGACGTGAACGCGTACGCCATCCAGTTCAACGCCGCGGCCAAGAACCTGATTGAGGGGCTGAACGCCAAGCTGCCCGGCGCGCGCATGTACCTCTCCGACTGCTACTCCATCGTCATGGAGCTCATCGACCACCCCCAGAAACACG GGTTCAAGACGTCGAACACGTCGTGCTGCGACGTGGACACGTCGGTGGGGGGCCTCTGCCTACCGACCGCGCAGCTCTGCCCCAACCGCAAGGACTTCGTGTTCTGGGACGCGTACCACACCTCCGACGCCGCCAACCAGGTCATCGCCGACCGCCTCTTCGCCGACATGGTGGGCTCCGGCGCCGTGGTCGCGGGGAACGGCACGTCCCCGCCCCGAGTCGTTAgcgcgccgacgccgacgccgaccctCGCCGCGCCGCAGCGCAAGCCGTGA